GCACAGGGCCGTTTAATTGGAGTCGAAGCATCGCTGGATCCTGCCACCCACCCGCCAGCCGTGCTGCTCCAGCAAGATGCCAACCTCCAGGTCGTTCCGCTGGTGCAAGTACGTGGGCTGATGCTCCACGACGAGCGCGCCGCCACCGACATCGGCTTTTTCCTTGATGTCAGCCGTACTGAGCAAACACGCACAACTCTCACCGTGCGCCTCTCCGATGGCCCACACGATCTGGGCATCGCCTACACGGCGTCGAGCCCCACCTGGCGTGTCAGCTACCGGCTCGTCGGAGATGGCCAGAATCGCGCCCATCTTGTCGGCTGGGGCCTGTTCGATAATTGCCTGGACGAAGATCTGGACAACGTCGCGCTGACACTCATGTCCGGGCGACCGGTGTCATTCGAGTACGATCTCTCCCAGGCGCGTGTCCCTCCACGGCCACATGTTTCAGACGATCCAACAGCGTTGGAGAACATGTCTGGCAATCCGCTGATGGCCGAATCGCTCAGCGCAATATCGCACGAATTGCGTACGCCACTCACCTCGATTCGTGGTTACGCCAATCTGCTGGAGCGTGACGTCGCCGGTGCTTTGAGTGAACAGCAGCGCGAGATGGTGGGCATGATGCGCCAAAATGCCGATCGCATGAATGCGCTGCTGAACGACCTGCTCGACATGATGCGACTGAAAGATCGCGGTTTCGAGCTAGCGCCTTTTCTGTATCGCACTGGCCCGCTTGGCGATCTCAAAGTCAGCGGGAGCTACTTCCTGCCCATCCTGATGGGCAACGCTGAGCCTGAGTTTTTGATCTACGAGGTTGCGGCCCCTGTTTCCGTCCGGCGCGGTCAATCGGCCATGGTGCCAATCATTAACGCCACGCTGGAGTATCAACAACTGTGCGTCTATAACGGCGCGAAGATGCCCAACCATCCCCTGTTGGTCTGGCATCTACAAAACACCATCGGTGTTGCATTGGAGCAAGGCCCGGTCACAGTTGCCGATTCGGCACGCTACCTTGGTGAGGGGATCGTGCGCTTTACGGGCGTTGGGGATGACATCGATATCCCGTATGCGCTCGAATTCGCCATTCTAGTCAGCCAGGATACACAATACCAGCCGCGCCAGCTTTGGCAAGTCGTTTTCGATTCAACCACTCACCAGGCGCAGGTGCGTTGGTCACATGTCACCGAACATCGCTATCGCTTGAAAAGCCGGGTCAATCGCCCCATCGACGTGCTGATCGAACACCGTGATCCCAGCCGTGGCGAGTACGAGGGTATGCCCGCGCCCACGTTGCAGGCCAGCGTGCATACACGCTGGTCAGTGGCCGTGCCGGCGAACGGGGAAGCGACATTCACCGTTCGAGAGCGCGAAATCCATACCAGCGGTGAAGATATTCGCTCCTGGAACATCGACTATATCACGGGCCTCCAGAGTGCTGGTGTGATCAGTGAGCCGGTCGCTACGCTGCTTCAGCGCCTTGCATCAGAGACTCAGCGCATTTCGACAGCTCAGCAGCAGATCGCCGCACTACAGGAAGAATACCGACAGCTGCTTGCACTCCAGGAGCAGCTGCGCAAGAACCTGAGCGCGCTGGGCGGATCGGAGCGCGAAGTCGTTATTCGCGATCGTGTGCTTGACGATTTGGAAACCAGCGAGAACCGGCGCAGAACGATAGAAAGTACACTGATCGACTTGGATCGGCAGATCAAACAAGGCCAGGCCGATCAACACCAGCTTGTCGACGAGATTTTTCGCCAGACGAGCTGATCTGCGCAGGGATGGACTGATATCAAGTGGGGACGAGTAATGACGATCTATCACGAGCCGTTACGACTGATTGAAGATTGCCTGCCGCTCGATATCATTAGCGAGCGTGCTGCGCGCGAGAAGGGTCAGCGCGCCGGCAATCTGGCCTCGATCCATATCTGGTGGGGCCGCAAGCCAATGATTGCTGCGCGGGCAGCGTTGTATGCCACCCTGGTTCCAGCCCCGCACGACCAGGTTCAGCGGAAGGCCTATCTCCGCCAGCTCACTGCGCTCTGTGAAGGGGAGGTGGCTCCATTCACGCTTGCGGAGGTTCGGCGCCAGATCAGCGATGTCTATGCCGAGCAGACACGGCACGCTTCGCCAGAAGCTACTACCATGCCTTTAGTTGTCGATTTGTTTGCTGGTGGTGGATCGATTCCGCTGGAGGCACTCCGCCTTGGCTGTCGAGCGCGCTCCAACGATCTCAACCCGGTCGCGTACCTGATTGAGCTCTGTACCGTGGTCTACCCGCAGCGTTTTGCTGACCTCGCCGTTCTGGTGGATCACTGGGGTCGGCGCTTATTTGATGCTGTCCGACCGCTCATCAGAGATCTCTACCCTTCCCTACCTGTGAGCCATCAGGATACGCCGCACTCTTCAAGCCCAAGGGTCATCCCAAGTGCGTATTTGTGGACGCGCACTGTTGTCTGCCCAAACCCGCAATGCCAGGCGTGTGTTCCGCTGACCCAGCATACGTGGTTGGTGAACCGGCCACAGCAAGCAACTGCGCTGCGTATCGTTCCGCAACCCGATCTGGGTCAAGTGGCCTTTACCTTTGCTCACGCACCATCGAGTGCGCAACTCGGATTTGACCCAGAAGGACTGAGCGCGCGTGGAAACGCACGCTGCTTCTGTTGTGGGGCAACCGTCCAGAGTAGCTACGTCAAGCAGGAGGGAAAAGCGCAGCGGCTTGGGATGCAGCTAATGGCCACCGTGTTCCGGCATCCAACCAGCCGAGCGCGGATGTATGTCGCAGCCGCTGACATGGCTGATCACGTTGTACCATTAGATACGGTGGTCAATCAACGCATCGCTGCGCTCTGTGCCGAGCACAATCTCTCTATCCCTGACGAACCGATCTTTGATGGTGACTCACGGGCGTTCTTTACGCATCTTTACGGTCTAGAGCGATTTGGTGACTTGTACACCCCGCGCCAACTGCTGGTGCTGTTGACCTTCGTTGCTCAGGTGCGGCAAGTTCATCAGCAGATGCTTGCCGAAGGCCTGGACGCTGATTGTGCGCGTGCAGTAACCACCTACCTGGCTTTCCTGGTGGATCGCCTTGCCGACTGGAATAGCTCGCTCTGCAAATGGGCGGCGACGTCTGAGTCGATTAGCGATACATTCTCTCGCCAGGCGCTCCCAATGGCGTGGAACTTTGCCGAAATCTACCCATTTAGCGATGGGTCAGGGAATCTTCCTGCTGCGCTAGCGCGTATGGTCGAGACGATCAACCATCTGGCACGCATTCCATCCGCAGCCCAGATCACGCGTGGCCCGGCCCATGAGTGCCCTCTTCCAGACAGTAGTGTGGACGCCGTCGTCACCGATCCACCGTACTACGACAATGTGTCTTATGCGGACTTGTCGGACTTTTTCTACATCTGGCTCAAGCGCACCGTCGGCGATCTCTATCCTGAACATTTCGGGAGTGATCTGACACCGAAAAAATGGGAGGCCATCGCCGATCCAACGCGTCACAATGGTGACCGAGCGGTTGCAAACGCATTCTATACCGATATCATCCGGCGCTCACTCGAAGAGGCCCATCGCATCCTCAAACCTGCCGCTCCGCTCGTGCTTGTCTATGCCCACAAGACGACTGCGGGTTGGGCCAGTATGATTGAGGCGCTGCGTGCAGCGAACTTTACGGTTACCGAGGCCTGGCCAATCAACACCGAGAGCCGTGGGCGCGTGCGTGCGCAAGACTCCGCCGCGCTTGCATCCAGCATCTTCATCGTCGCGCGAAAGCGCATGACCACGACCACGGGCAACTACAGCCGTGATGTGCTCCCTGAATTGTTCGCCACTGTGCGCGAACGAGTGCAGACGCTCGCATCTACGGGGATTAGCGGCGCGGATCTGGTCGTCGCGACCGTTGGCGGTGGACTGCGGGCCTA
The sequence above is drawn from the Candidatus Kouleothrix ribensis genome and encodes:
- a CDS encoding DUF1156 domain-containing protein codes for the protein MTIYHEPLRLIEDCLPLDIISERAAREKGQRAGNLASIHIWWGRKPMIAARAALYATLVPAPHDQVQRKAYLRQLTALCEGEVAPFTLAEVRRQISDVYAEQTRHASPEATTMPLVVDLFAGGGSIPLEALRLGCRARSNDLNPVAYLIELCTVVYPQRFADLAVLVDHWGRRLFDAVRPLIRDLYPSLPVSHQDTPHSSSPRVIPSAYLWTRTVVCPNPQCQACVPLTQHTWLVNRPQQATALRIVPQPDLGQVAFTFAHAPSSAQLGFDPEGLSARGNARCFCCGATVQSSYVKQEGKAQRLGMQLMATVFRHPTSRARMYVAAADMADHVVPLDTVVNQRIAALCAEHNLSIPDEPIFDGDSRAFFTHLYGLERFGDLYTPRQLLVLLTFVAQVRQVHQQMLAEGLDADCARAVTTYLAFLVDRLADWNSSLCKWAATSESISDTFSRQALPMAWNFAEIYPFSDGSGNLPAALARMVETINHLARIPSAAQITRGPAHECPLPDSSVDAVVTDPPYYDNVSYADLSDFFYIWLKRTVGDLYPEHFGSDLTPKKWEAIADPTRHNGDRAVANAFYTDIIRRSLEEAHRILKPAAPLVLVYAHKTTAGWASMIEALRAANFTVTEAWPINTESRGRVRAQDSAALASSIFIVARKRMTTTTGNYSRDVLPELFATVRERVQTLASTGISGADLVVATVGGGLRAYTRFARVERDNGEELDASTFLEEVQRTALAAILELVVGLDRSGVSTIDAASQYYVLARYQYGSIAIDFDDANVLARGIGVELDGSGSLTGGSNAVLAKDKQRVQLRDYRQRGAARELGISNDHTVALIDVLHRLLWLNEHQPASISAFLAQARPDAMRLKLLAEALAGKRLAAEPTPGVARDERTEEQRAIGRLLPVWKRVVEDTRSTETTQTSFRED